One Arachis hypogaea cultivar Tifrunner chromosome 2, arahy.Tifrunner.gnm2.J5K5, whole genome shotgun sequence genomic window, GCGTCGTTTATTGGTATTGGAATGATAGTGTTCTTTCTTGGTACACGAACCTACCGGTTTCTTAGGCCAGGGGGAAGTCCTATTACAAGAATCTGCCAAGTGGTTGTTGCTTGTTTACATAAGAGGAAATTGGAGGTACCTCAAGATACCTCTTTCCTCTATGAAACTGTGGCAGAAAATTCATCTGTTGAAGGAAGTCTTAAACTCGTGCAAACCAATGGATTGAGGCATGTCGAAGCTTCAAATATCCTTTATTTAACACTGAATTGAACTGTTCTTGTGTTCATCTGAATAATCATTGATAGTACTACTTATGCCTCTTCGAAATTGTGTTACATCCTACAGTGCTAAGCTTTGCTTTTGTCTTCAGGTGCCTTGACAAAGCTGCAGTGAAATCAGATATAGAAAAAGGGAGTGAGGAAATAACTAATCCTTGGAGGCTTTGCACCGTGACACAGGTGGAAGAGCTGAAGATTCTAATCCGCATGATTCCAATCTGGGCAACAGGAATCATCTTCAGTTCTGTCTATGCTCAAATGTCCTCGCTGTTCATTGAACAAGGGAAAATGATGGACAGGACTATTGGTTATTTCACAATTCCCGCGGCATCTCTTTCAACTTTTAATATAGTTGGTGTCATCATTTGGGTTCTCATCTATGATAGAGTGATTGTTAAAGTTGCAAGACACTTCACTGGCAATGCAAGAGGCTTCACGGTGTTGCAGAGAATGGGAATTGGCTTTACACTGGCTTGATAGTATACAAGGTCCCCAATTGCAATATTGATCTTTCGACATGTCCCCAAGAATGTCCTCGTCTTTACAAAATAAAGTTACAATACCATTATACTCATATTTCAGGTCTCATATTACTAGGATCCTTGTGTACTTAAGTTTATTATATTTAGTTCAAAGGCAGTGTATGCATTGATGTCCTCGCTGTTTATGCTAACTAAATAGTATGCACAAATGATTTAGATCAACCTCCTGAAAGATAACTGCGCGCGCAAGTTTAATTCATTAAGATTGATGCCATTTATGAATGCTATgatttcttctcaaattttatACTATGAATTGCCACACGTGACTTGTGTGAAAGCTATAATAATAAATTTCTGCATTCCATTCTTCAATATTTCAGTTTAAAAAAGCTATATTAATAGTCGGAAGGGGAAAGAAGGAATTATGAAGTTGGAGGGAGATTGAAGGTCACATAACTCGATCATTAGGTAGAgattgaaaaggaaaagaaaatatatatcttCCACCTTCATTCAAATTCTTATACCACCAGCAAActagataataaattaaaagcATATGTTTATGATGATTACCATACAATAATATACATAATAAAACATGTTCCACTCTTTCTACAGAAACTAATAACATTCTACATCACAATTATAGATCAATTAAGACAGAATAATGGACTGTAGTTACCATACCATGTACACAAGCCAACAATTAGAAAAGGACAGATACTTTCCACTATCTCAGGCTTTCCAAAAGAGAGAAAACAAAGTACCGAGGACAAAATTAAGATGGTGGTGGATACTACCTTGGGTTGAATTCAACGGATTTATTATCAACCTCATCAGTGTCTGAGCTATCTATAGCAGCTCTATGCTGAGTGTATTTACCATTGTATTCACCGATTTCCAAGTCACCCCAAGGAGTGGTTGCCACTTCTTCAGTTATATCAAACCACTTTGTTTTGAAGGTTTCCCCTTTGGCCtcccttattttcttttcaacacGCTGCCTCTCCTCCAACCTGTAAGGTAACAGACACAACCTTATTACACATGCAATGTAAGGTGAAACTCAAAACATGTTTTTATGGTCTTGTATAGCCTCAGTGGGGGACAGATCACAGATCACAGATTACAGATTACGATAACATAATTTTTTGGTCTTGTCTTGGTACAATTACCTCATGCAAAACTATATATCAGTCAATATTGAGTATTGGTTGTAGGATGGTGATGGTTTACTATATTTCTGAAACAGAATGCAAGGGGAGTGAAAGAAATGGTAAGGGACCTGCTCTTTTCAGCACCAGATTTGGTTATGTTACCCATCTCAAGTGCATATCTATCTGGGCGTAAACGGGAGTCCGATGGCAAGAGTTTTCTTGGAGCTGTGTCGAAACTGTTTAATTTGTGCGCAAAATATGTTAATCAAATTTGTCATCCTTTGGAACATCAGCAACATGCCACACCTGTGCAGTCAGCATGCTTAGCTTGGAGAATTTGAGCTTTCACCATTTAGCTTATCAGCAAAATAAAAAGCATAATGTATGAAATCAACCGGAAAGATGGCGCTCGATGGAAATGGAGCTGAGATGGAGAATCCT contains:
- the LOC112729878 gene encoding protein NRT1/ PTR FAMILY 8.3-like: MVLFYTYFFHVPTTFIFVYGSIIYADTFLCERLAYYGIASNLVTYLTTRLHEGPVSAARNVTTFQGTCYLTPLLGSFLADAYWGKYWTIVVFLFFFFLFSQGICTLTLSAIFSAQSAVFFLGIYLLAVGTGGIKPCIWPFGADQFDDTDLKERASKALFFNWNYFTGNIGALIATTILVWTEENIGWGLGYGIAASFIGIGMIVFFLGTRTYRFLRPGGSPITRICQVVVACLHKRKLEVPQDTSFLYETVAENSSVEGSLKLVQTNGLRCLDKAAVKSDIEKGSEEITNPWRLCTVTQVEELKILIRMIPIWATGIIFSSVYAQMSSLFIEQGKMMDRTIGYFTIPAASLSTFNIVGVIIWVLIYDRVIVKVARHFTGNARGFTVLQRMGIGFTLA